In Dama dama isolate Ldn47 chromosome 10, ASM3311817v1, whole genome shotgun sequence, the sequence tgtttggGTGCGAGCAGGTCTGGGTCTGTTTGTGCTCCCCACCATGGCCAGCTCAGTGCTGGGGACATTGTcgatgttcagtaaatctttgcAGTCTGCATGCTGGAGGGCGCCGCCCGGGTCCCCGAGGGCAACCGGGGCAGGAGGTCAGTACCTGGTCCGGGGGCGCGATGATGTGCCAGGAACAGCTGATGCCAGGGGGGTAATCGGACTCGGGCCAGTTGGGCGTGGTCAGGGTTCCCTGGGCCTTCTCCAGCCGCCCCCCGCAAAATTGGTGCTCtggtgaggggagagaggagtgggggtggggggcggtggagACCCTCGGTCAGCTGGAGGAGACCGTGCAAAAAGCTCAGATGTCTGGGTCTCAGGAGGAGGGGgcgagaggagggagaggaaagaaggagggaaggtTAGCAGAGATGGGGCTCGGCCGAGCGGGGCTCGGAGAGGTTTTGGACCGCGAGGGCTAAGTCTAGGACCGCCGGGCGCCCAGGTGGGCGGTGGAAGAGGGGAAGCAACTGACAGGATCCGCTCCCTTCTTGCCCCTCCCCCTGACCCGAGGCCTTATCGCTCCTCTTCCCCTGGGAGATCCCATCTCCCCGGCCCGGCAGAAAAGTCCCCATCACGGCTGGAAGAGTCCCCATGCTGTGAGGGTGCCCTCAAATTGGGGCACAGCCCCGAGGTCCCTCAGGGGAGGTCCCGCCTTAAAGATTTTAAGGAGACTTCTGCCGCCAGGAGGGGGTGATGGGACCGCAATCGGGAGCCCCCGGGCTGGGTGTAGGGGGCTCCGGGTCAGGGGGAACCTAGTTCCCCAGCCCGGGGGTGCCCCCCGCGCCCGTCAGAGGGAGCCCGATTGCGGACGGGGGCGGGCGTTACTCACCGTCCCAGTAACCCCAGGCCGCCCATTCCACCCGCGGGTCGGTGACCCATTTCCGCCTCGCGCCTGGGGGGGGCCCTGGaagagggggtgggtgggagcgggagaggggagagaagacGGGGAGGAGGGACTGAAGGGGCAGTTAGTGAGGAGGAAGGGTAAGGGAGATCAAGGGGGCCCCAGGCTCTTGGGGTGGAGGTTaaggctggggtggggcctgcgccgggggcggggccaggaGAGGGGGCGGCGGAGGTGAGGGAGGTCTCACCAGTGCCGGAGGTGGCCCGCCCGCTGTACCAGAGCAGGAAGCCTCGTCCTCCCGTGCCCTCGTCCGATCTCATCCTCAGGGTCACCTGGTTGCCGGAGGCGACTAAGGGCGCGGGCCGGAAGGTCCCGCAGAAGCGTCCGAGCTGCTGGCCCGAGGTTCCAGACCCGGCAAAGATCTCCAGAGCATCGTACCGGCAGCTGGGGTGCTGCTCCAGGTCAAAGACTCGGAAGGAGAGGGACACAGTCTGGCTCTTAGGGACCTGACGGTGGGGACAGGGGCGGGGTCCTGCAAAGTCAGGCCAAACACCACCAGGAAGAGGGCACCTCTCTTTCCCCCAAGCGTTTCCTACAGAGACTGGGCCTAAAAGGGCCAGTCTGATGGTGCATGACTGCACCAAGACCGGAGTGAGGTCTGTGGAGAGACCAGAGGGGGTGCAGATGAAGGTGGGAATGGACAAGCAGGCTCTGCATTAAGGTGTGAGGTCACTTGCCACGTGGTATTGTGGGCACTGACCAGAGGGGAGCGGGCTGGGACTTCCCCAGGGAGAAATGGTGGGACTTGGCGGGGAGGGAATTCCCCTAGCAGTCTGGCCTTTGGCTGCCTGGACCCAGGCCTCAGACACTTGGAGGAGGGAAGAGTGGCCAGAAGGGCCTTCTCACCGTTATTGTCCAGATGCACTCCTTATTGGGAGGGTAGAGGTTGGGGAAACCCTCACTTGCCACGTAACCCGACTCCCCAGTCACATCCCCTCCGCACAGGAACACGGGTCTGGGGAACAGAAGAGAGGTCAGCCCTGCGTGGGGGAGTGCTGGAGAGGCCAGGAGGTGATGAGGATGGGCGGGGAGCCAGGGGGATGGGGGAGGAAGGCCCAAGGGATCCGAGGTGGCCTCAGCCAGCCCAAACAGGACCGCGGTGGGATACACTCCAGCAGAGGATCAGGGAAAGTGGGGCCAGCCACTTGGCTGTCCCTCCAGCCCCTCAGagtccctaccccccaccccaacagGAATTCCGGGAATCCTCCTCTCATTCTCCACCCCCCTCACCCTGCCTGGCAGTGGGGACAGGAGCCGCCTAACTACTTCCAGATGTGGACACAGACACGAGGCcatgcggggggtgggggatgagggAGAAGCTGCAGCCAGGGCCCCGTGGTCCCAACCTTTGCCCTGCTCCACTTCCAGCTAAGAGCTTGAATGTCTGACTCCCAGGTCTCCCCCTCACACTCCCCTCTTCCCCCCACCATCTCCAGTTCCCTCCTGGAATCCTGACGTCCAGCCGCCAGGCAAGTTCAAGGTCTTGGTGCTCTCAGGTTCcatgggtgggggttggggggcaagGGTCTAGATGGATGGGAAGAGGACGGAGGGCGGAGGAATGGGGAGCAGTGGTGCCCACAGGAAACACTAGTCTGGCCGCAGGGAAGGAGGACTTGGGGGCCAGAGAAGGGTAGGGAGATGTGGCGGGGAGGGGGGTATTAGTGAAAGAAGACACCAGATCTACAGGcataccacccccacccccacccccaccccaccccccccaggaATTAGGGATTTGAAGCTCACTCAAGCCATCTGGAAGGTGCCAAGAAACCTACCTGGTGTAGTTGGGGGTCTGGCCATGGGTGAAAGGCAGCAGCAGAGCCCAGGCAGTGAGGAGGGGCCCCAAGAGGGAGGCTGTGGCGGCAGGCAGCATGGCcaggggcgggggtggagagAAGTGCTGGGGTCTTCAAGACAGAGGCAGCGGCTGAGTgcggcagcagcggcagcagcacgGATAATCAGTGCCAGATGAGGCAGCCTCGGGCGTGTGGGCGTGGGGACTGGCCAGTGGGGCGGGCGGCGGGGAAGGCGGGACAGGGAGAGAAGAGCCGGGACAGTGGTGAGTCCAGGGGCCTCTCTAGGTCCAGGACACACAAATACTGACCTagtggggcaggggtggagcAAAGAAGGCCAGAGCGAGCATCAGGCTCTCAGCATAATCCAGGCGGTCCAGGAATGTCTTCAGCAACCCTGCTCTGTCCAGAGCCTGAGCATCCTTCCAGCACAGCCTGGGGTCCTTCCTGCGGACCCTCCAGACCACCCGTGCACCTCCCCATTCCCGCTTCCTCAGCACCCAGAGGAAGTCCTTCTCTGGACTCCCAACCTCTAATCACTCACTTCCTGACCACCCCCTGGCTCCAGCTTATTTTCCACTTCAAATGTTTACTGTCCTCTCCCTCCAGGGGCCAGaccaggccacagagaaagaatgcTGCTTACCCATCTTCTTTCCCAAATACTTGGAGGTTAGGGTTGGTGGGGGGCGGGAGGCATGGTACGTGGGCAAAGGGAGTGTCTTCCCtatggaggaaggggaggatggaGTAGGAAGTAAGGGAAAGAACAACATGTGAGCTCAGATCTGGaagaaaagcaggaggaggagagtgGTTGGGGGGGTGGCTGGCTGCACAGGGATGGAGTCAGAAGGAAGCACTTGCTCAGTCTGGTGGATGGAGGATCCAAGTGGCAGAAGCAAGTAGGGGCTGGAGGGGAGAAGAAGCTGATGGATGCAGGAACTGACAGCCTGAGCTGCTTCTGCCCTGCACCGCACCCCCACCCTGACCCTCAGGTTCCTCCCAGGCCCCAGGGTTCCAAACCAGGCCTTGATTCAGCCTTTTATTCTATTTGTCAATCAAATCTTTCATCCATGATAGTCAGGTTGGGGGCCCCTCCTGGGCAGCCCCATGAACATCTTACAAAACCATTCCCTGCCCACCCTGGCATGTCTAGCAGGCCCCACCCCCCTGCGTCCCCTCCCCACACATGCGCGCACACGGTGTTCCTTGCGACCACTCCACCTCTCCTTAGCCCCTGACCCAGGGCCACACTCTCCCTCCAGGGGGTGAGACTAGGAGAGGAGGGGGTCAGCTttcagggggtggggggccttGGCCAGCCCCTCCAGCAGCCCTCTGCAGCATATCCAGCGCCTCCCAAAAGAAATCCTTCTGTGCGGCCATCAAGGGCATCCAGCCCACGATCTCCTTCATCTTCTCCATGCGGTCCTGCAGTGTGGGGCAGTTGTGGATCTGGCTGAGGTACTCCTCACAGGCCCAGGCCACCCCACCAGGGTCCTGGGGTGCTCCAGCCCCCAGGCTGGGCTCAGGGTTCCCCACTGCCTTGCTGGCTGGTAGGTCCCGGTAGGCTGGGTGGTGCTCAATGTCATGGCTGGACAGCATGTAGAGGCACTCTCTGGTGGAGCAGAGAGAGCAGGCGCACAAAGGGACCTGGAGGAGAGGAGACGGCGTGGCTGAGCCAGGGCCCCAGGACGGGGTTCCCAGGGAGCCCCAGCTGTTGTGTTCCACCCGCTCAGGCCAGCCCGGAGCCAGCAAGTGAGCTGGCTGGCTGAGCCCCAGGGTTGTGTGAGATCAGAAAGGGCCAGCAGGATCAGCTAAGGGGGAGAGCCAGGAGCCATGGTACACGGCAGGAAAGGGAAGTGGGCAGTGCTGGgaagtggggtccctgggtcccgaTGGGAGCCCCAGCTCCAGTCCCCTGGGCCCGATGAATCCGGCCCTCCCCAGTTGCCCTCTCACCGGAGCCTGGGCTCTGACCTTGATGTGGAGCTTGACGAAGGAGGCGCTGCCCTTAGGCCAGCCGGGGAGGCGGCCCCCGGCCCCGCAGCCACAGCCCAGCAGCTCTTTGCTGAAGTCTGAGCCCTGGCTCAGCACCAGGGAGTGGTTGAGGCCACACCACAGGGCGATGGGGCGCTGCAGATAACGTACCTGAGGGCACAGGACGGGGTCCCTAAGTGGGGGACGCCGAGGGACTCGGGGCGCAGCTTGAAGAAGGGTGACACAAGGGCTCAGGGCAGAGTCTGGGGAAATGAGGGGAGGGCGGAGATGGGCCCGAGAACACCCTTCCATCCCCCAGCAGGCAGCGTGGCTCCTCCTCGGTTCTCGGTTCTCGCGAAGCCCCAGTCTGAGCACAGAAGCACTAGCACAGCTGTTGCTTCCTCCTCTCGGCTCCCTGGAAAACAGGCTTCCTGCCCAATGCCAGGGCCTGCTGTCTGCATCCTAGTCTCACCCCAGGCCTGCGCCTGGCCAGTCTCTCATGCTGCCTTCCAGCCTcgagggggaaaaaagagcctctctctctgtccccGTGCCATTCCAGGAAGGACCTGCCTTCCACggattccttccttccatctagCATTTTCATTCTGTCATATCATTACCTTTCAAAATGGCCACGCTGTTCTGGAAAAACACTTCCACCCGACTCCTGCTGCTTCTGACCTCTGTCTTTTAGGCAGCAAGACTGGCTATACAATCAGTCTGAGGTGGACCTCTTCTTGTTCTTTCCACAGCCAGTCTCACCTGAACCTTCTGTGATCTGACTTCTCTCCCTACTATGCTATGATTTCTCTCCTAAGGCACTGGACCTCCCAGCAGGCAATCCCAGGGCCTCTCCTGCACGCTTGCTCCTGAGACTGTGAGCGCTTTAACTGTGATGATGTAGATATATAATTTATGGCCATTATAGGAAAGTTTataggaaaaattataaaatattgtcaagcaaaaattcacttaaaaatcACTGGAAGAAGCCCCAGCACCTTCTATTAACCTCTTGCTGGGCATTCTTCCTCAGTGTTGCctctataaatatacacacacgagctgtatatttttaaacaaaaatgggATTGTGCTGTGTAaatcatttcttgatttttttttcccccttaaaagtatgggaacttccctggtggtccggtggctaagactctgaactcctaatgcaggggtcggggttggatccctggtcagggaactagatcccacatgccgcaactaaagatcctccatgctgcaatgaagaccaaaAGATCCTGCAatttgcaactaagacctgatgcagctatatatagatatatacatatatgccatatatatccatgcgtgtatacacacacacacacatacacacacacatatggcataactgggacttccctggcagtccagtggttaagattctgtgcttccactgcagggggcatgggtctaATCCCTGGTCAGGTCAGAGCCTGCATAACCTgtgctgtgcatgcatgctcagctgtgtccaacacatttgtgaccccatggactgtagcccaccagctcctctgtccatgggatttttcaggcaagaatactggagtgggttgccatttcctcctccagaggatcttcccaaccaaggaatggaaactgcactgcagacggattctttaccactgaggcacctgagaAGTCCGCATAATGTGTCCAGCACCCCTGCCAAAAAAAAGACACAACCATCTTTCCACCTCAGGGAGTATATTCCTACGTCATCACTGTCACTATTAACCACCGCCTCCTGGGTGAAACTTTCTATACCCATGAGATGTGGCATTTGAGGGTGTGTCTGAGAGAAGTTTCAGTCCCTCTGCCAACAATGGCGGCTACCACCCAGCTTTGCTCCCCTTATCTCTACTTTTGTCATTTCAACTTTGTTCCAACTTGGAATCCAGCTATACATTTCTATTTCAGTGTTTTACtctcatggcaaaaaaaaaaaaaaaaggctaaattCACTTTCTCCCCCAAAACCAGCATTCCTCTCCAAATGATGTGTTTACTTGTGATGCTGTCTATTGCCAGGGCCAAGTATGTCCTACCCTGCTGTCCTCATATGTAATTACTTTCCAGAGgctgttcattttctttgaaaacacCTCACATCTCCATTCCTCTCTGTTCCTGCTTCCGCTGTGCCAGCCCTAACCCCTTGTCTCAAGTCCAAGTGTCCCTCAGCAGCCTCTGGGGGGCCTCTTGCTGTGCCCTCTGGCCAGGTGATCCAGTCTCAATCATCCAGGGGGGTGGTCTCCTGCTCCAGAACCCCAAACTGCTCTTTCCCAAAGCAACACTTCTGTAGGCTTGTGGCCAcctgtagggcttcccttgtgactcagatggtgaagaatctgcctgcaatgcaggagacccaggtttgatccctgagtcaggaagatcccctggagaagggaatggctacttactgcagtattcttgcctggagaattccatggacagaagagcctggcaggctacagtttatagggtcgcaaagagtcagacatgaccgagcaactaacacaataCCACCTTAATACCACCTTGTAGCTACTGAATTCCGAAACACACTCTGCTCTAGTCAGGCCAGTCTTTCCACCTTTCCAGGGATGCGCAAGCTGTGTCCCCACCCCCGTTACACAGGATGCCTTGCCCGGTACCCACCCAAATCCTCTCTAACCCACTGAGATGCTCACATCTTAGCTCCTCGAGTTACTTCAGCCCACCCAGGTCTCCTCATGTCACTAAACTACTTTCCTCACAGCACGAGCCACACAAAATTCACCTCATGGTGCCAACCTGGTTGAGACACGCAACAGTAGCACAAGCATTACAAACTGGTTGGCTTAACTTCCTAGGGATTAGAGAGTggattttgggacttccctggtggtccaatgcccAAGACtccgcgctcccaatgcagggggcctgggttcgatccctggtcagggaattagatcccacgtgctgcgattaaaagatcccacatgctgcaactaagacccagcacagccaaataaataaaatacagtactTTTTAAAGAAGTGGATTCTATGGAAATTAGAGGCATGGCAAGATCCAGGGGTCAGGGAATTAGAGAAAGTGGGGGCAGGATGAGTATTTCGGAAGCATCCCCACCTGTGTGGGTTCCCCTCTGTCCATTTTGTCCCCTGTTCCCAGCTGCCCATATCTGTTATTTCCCTGCATAAAGATTCGGCCAAATTCATCCACCAGGCCAAGGTGATTGTAGCCAAGAGCACAGAATAGGATCTACGACATAAGGCAGAAAGGAAAAGTGAGTGTTCAGTCGTCTCTGGAGGAACTCTGAGTCCCAGAGTCTCTCCGCTGCTGACCTGCCCTACCCAGCTGATCGCTTCCAGTTGTGCCTTCCACGTCACCCCTCTCCCAGGTCCCCTTTCCGTCCCTGATCAATCATTTGATTCCTGCTCATAGTTCAGACCTTCAGTACCTCGCAGTCCCCTgagcccccccacccgcccctgcCCTCCCGAGGATCCTACCTTGGCAGGCAGTGAGAGTGCAAGCGGCATCTGCTGGTCCAGAGGGTCAAAGGCTTGAAGGGTCCCAAAGAGATCACGATACACCCCTGGGGTATGCACCTCAAAATACACTCCCCCCTGGTCTGGGGGGTCGGGAGCCCTCAGCTCAGCAGCTTTGGGCACCCATGTCCCAGGGATCGGGCCCTACCTGGGATGAAAAGTGCAAGTTCTGGGGAGTCTCACACCCACTAGAAATGCACCAGCTATGATGTCTGGGAACTTAAACACCTGTTTTGACTAGGATGCCCTATGGATCCCCTGCTGAGCTGGAATAAGGATAAGGGAGGGCTCTGTATCTGGAAGGTCTGTCCAAGGTTGGGGTCTGGAGAAGCAGGAAGATAGTTGTCTTTCTTACCTGTGATGTAGAGAGTACTGCTCTGGTTGGAAGCCATGCAGGCCACACGCAGGTGAGGAAGGCAACGGGACACCTTTCTCAGGGCCAGCTGAACTGTGTAGGAGCGTGGTTGATCCAGCTGGGTCTCATTCACGACCAAAGAGTAGATCTTTCCTtcctctgggggagggggcagggaggcagacaactgtgtgggggaggggacccTCCAATAGCCACACtaacttctttttaaataaaaatgttatttatttgttgatgCCATGCTATGCGGCATGCCGGatggttcctggaccagggatccaacctggaccTGCCACACCCAAAGtgccgaatcctaaccactaggccaccagggaactcccaaccACATTAACTTCTCAAGAGACTCTTTAAGCCCTAACAAGACAAAACATTTACTGCCCTAGAGTGGGCTGGAGGGAAAAGTATAGAGAAGAAGCAAGGAGTGGTGATGGTGGGGGGTGGTGACTTCAAGTTCCCTGGCCTCCAGTCCTCACCACTGAAAATCAACCAGGGGAGTTCTTCAGTGTGAGGGACAAGTGGGGAGAAAACCTAGCAGGTGGATTTGGTGGAATctaatttgattcctggttgggaagaatGATGTCTGGGGATTCACGGCCCTGCCTAGCATTAAGAAGTCCAGAAGTCAGGGGGGAacgttccctggtggtccagtggttagggctctgtgatTCCACTGCAGGGTACCCAGGTTCAACATCACAAGTTGCaaggcttggccaaaaaaaaaaaagaagtccagaaGGTCTCAGGTCTGGGGGCTTGGGAGTGTGGTCAAATCTAGGGAACACTGAGAAAAAAGCCGGGGGTAGCTCGGGTATAAAGTACAGTGGCTGGTGGAGGTTGGGatgattagaattttaaaaatcagtgcagggacttccctgggggttcagtggttaagattccaccttccaatgcaaggggtgtgggttcaatcctgagttgggggtactaagatcccacaagcatggggtgtggccaaaaataaataaagtagtggagttccctggtggtccagtggttaggacccggggttttcactgccatggccccaggttcattccctgattggggaactaagatcccacatgccgtaagt encodes:
- the FBXO24 gene encoding F-box only protein 24; its protein translation is MGEKTAPFAKEEAGELELFETEIKESKRGALGRLQAVVKRSCPSCGPSEPGGEEKGRGNPVSVQLFPPELVEHIVSFLPVRDVVALGQTCHYFHQVCDAEGVWRRICHRLSPRLREQGSGVRPWKRAAILNYTKGLYFQAFGGRRRCLSKSVAPQLAHGYRRFLPTKDHVFILDYAGTLFFLKNALVSSTLGQMQWKRACRYVVLCRGAKDFASDPRCDTVYRKYLYVLATREQPGVVGTTSSRACDCVEVYLQSSGQRVFKMTFHHSMSFKQIVLVGQETQRALLLLTEEGKIYSLVVNETQLDQPRSYTVQLALRKVSRCLPHLRVACMASNQSSTLYITDQGGVYFEVHTPGVYRDLFGTLQAFDPLDQQMPLALSLPAKILFCALGYNHLGLVDEFGRIFMQGNNRYGQLGTGDKMDRGEPTQVRYLQRPIALWCGLNHSLVLSQGSDFSKELLGCGCGAGGRLPGWPKGSASFVKLHIKVRAQAPVPLCACSLCSTRECLYMLSSHDIEHHPAYRDLPASKAVGNPEPSLGAGAPQDPGGVAWACEEYLSQIHNCPTLQDRMEKMKEIVGWMPLMAAQKDFFWEALDMLQRAAGGAGQGPPPPES